A window of the Hippoglossus stenolepis isolate QCI-W04-F060 chromosome 8, HSTE1.2, whole genome shotgun sequence genome harbors these coding sequences:
- the dcaf13 gene encoding DDB1- and CUL4-associated factor 13, whose protein sequence is MKVKVLSRNPDDYVRETKLDIQRVPRNYDPTLHPFEVNREYCRALNATKLERVFAKPFLASLDGHRDGVNCMAKHTRSLATLLSGSCDGEVKVWDLTKRECVRTLQAHEGFVRGMVVRHCGTSFFTAGDDKTIKQWKMEAPGYGEEEEPLNTILGKTVFTGLDHHQKDNVLATCGQQVDIWDEQRSSPIRSFTWGVDSFSSVRFNPVETELLASCASDRSIVLYDMRESAPLKKVIMTMRSNTLCWNPMEAYYFTCANEDYNLYTYDMRYLNQPVTVHMDHVSAVLDVDYSPTGKDFVSASFDKTIRIFPKDAGHSKEVYHTKRMQHVICIKWSSDSKYVLSGSDEMNIRLWKANAAEKLGMLAPRERAAVNYSQKLKEKFQHHPQIRRIAHHRHLPKSIYHETKELRTMKEARRRKERNVRKHSKPGSVPVVSEKEKHVVTVLK, encoded by the exons ATGAAAGTCAAAGTTCTCTCGCGGAACCCGGATGACTATGTCCGGGAAACAAAGCTGGACATTCAACGTG TCCCTAGAAACTATGACCCAACCCTGCATCCATTTGAGGTGAACAGAGAGTACTGCCGGGCTCTGAATGCCACCAAGCTGGAGAGGGTGTTTGCCAAGCCGTTCCTGGCCTCTCTGGACGGGCACAGGGATGGTGTGAACTGCATGGCCAAGCACACAAGGAGCCTCGCCACCCTGCTGTCTGGCTCCTGTGATGGAGAG GTGAAAGTGTGGGATCTGACCAAACGGGAATGTGTCCGCACACTCCAAGCACATGAAGGTTTTGTCCGGGGAATGGTCGTGCGCCATTGTGGAACTTCCTTCTTTACG GCTGGTGACGACAAGACAATCAAACAGTGGAAAATGGAGGCACCAGGTtacggagaggaagaggagccgcTCAACACTATTCTGGGCAAG ACTGTGTTCACAGGACTGGACCATCATCAGAAGGACAATGTGCTTGCAACATGTGGCCAGCAGGTGGACATCTGGGACGAGCAGAGGAGTAGCCCAATCCGTTCCTTCACCTGGGGCGTAGACAGCTTCAGCTCTGTCCGCTTCAACCCGGTGGAG ACTGAACTTCTTGCAAGTTGTGCCTCTGACCGAAGTATCGTTCTGTATGACATGAGAGAATCTGCACCTCTCAAAAAG GTTATCATGACAATGAGGAGCAACACGCTATGCTGGAATCCTATGGAAGCATATTATTTCACCTGTGCAAATGAGGACTACAA CCTCTACACATACGACATGAGGTACCTGAACCAGCCAGTCACAGTGCACATGGACCATGTCTCAGCAGTGCTGGACGTGGACTACTCTCCCACTGGGAAAGATTTTGTATCTGCCAGTTTTGACAAGACCATCCGCATCTTCCCCAAGGACGCCGGCCACAGCAA GGAAGTGTACCACACCAAACGCATGCAACATGTCATCTGCATCAAGTGGTCGTCAGACAGCAAGTACGTCCTGAGTGGCTCTGACGAAATGAACATCCGACTGTGGAAAGCCAACGCAGCTGAGAAACTAGGAATG CTGGCCCCCAGAGAGAGAGCGGCCGTCAACTACAGCCAGAAGCTGAAGGAGAAGTTCCAGCACCACCCGCAGATCCGACGCATCGCTCACCACCGACATCTACCCAAGAGCATCTACCACGAGACCAAAGAGCTGCGGACCATGAAAGAGGCTCGCCGTAGGAA GGAGAGGAACGTCCGCAAGCACAGCAAACCAGGAAGTGTTCCTGTGGTGTCTGAGAAGGAGAAGCATGTCGTCACTGTGTTGAAATAA
- the LOC118114067 gene encoding mitochondrial folate transporter/carrier: MTSSPNHGSVNVAETGLSGKPVSLLGHVQHVLSHVRIENLVAGLSGGVVSTLVLHPLDLVKIRFAVSDGLQLRPQYSSIMHCMRSVWQQEGLRGLYQGVTPNVWGAGASWGLYFFLYNAIKSYIKEGRQSELTATEHLVSAAEAGILTLTLTNPIWVTKTRLVLQYNADPNSKQYKGMVDALVKIYRYEGVQGLYKGYVPGLFGTSHGALQFMAYEELKRDYNKYKKVPSDAKLNAMEYITMAALSKIFAVATTYPYQVVRARLQDQHSRYNGVIDVIKRTWRNEGAIGFYKGIVPNVLRVTPACCITFVVYENVSHFLLGRK, encoded by the exons ATGACCTCCTCTCCGAATCACGGCTCCGTTAACGTGGCAGAGACGGGACTGTCCGGCAAACCCGTGTCTCTTCTGGGACATGTCCAACACGTCCTCAGCCATGTGAGGATAGAGAACCTGGTGGCAGGACTGAGTGGCGGAGTGGTGTCCACACTGGTGCTTCACCCCCTGGACCTGGTCAAAATCCGGTTTGCAG TGAGTGACGGTTTACAATTACGACCTCAGTACAGCAGCATAATGCACTGTATGAGAAGTGTGTGGCAGCAGGAGGGCCTGAGAGGACTGTATCAAGGAGTGACACCCAATGTGTGGGGTGCCGGAGCATCGTGGGGTCTCTATTTCTTCCT CTACAATGCAATCAAGTCGTACATTAAGGAGGGTCGTCAAAGTGAACTGACCGCCACAGAACACCTGGTGTCTGCAGCCGAAGCAG GCATCTTGACGCTGACCCTCACCAACCCAATCTGGGTCACCAAGACCCGGCTGGTGCTGCAGTACAATGCGGACCCAAACAGTAAACAGTACAAAGGGATGGTGGACGCTCTGGTCAAGATCTACCGCTATGAAGGAGTGCAGGGACTATACAAG GGTTATGTTCCCGGCCTGTTTGGCACATCGCATGGAGCTCTGCAGTTCATGGCGTACGAGGAGCTCAAGAGAGACTACAACAAATACAAGAAAGTACCTTCAGATGCAAAGCTG AATGCGATGGAGTACATCACAATGGCAGCATTATCAAAAATATTTGCTGTGGCCACAACGTACCCGTATCAGGTGGTGCGAGCTCGTCTGCAAGACCAGCACAGTAGATACAATGGAGTTATTGATGTCATAAAACGCACATGGAG GAATGAAGGCGCCATTGGTTTCTACAAAGGCATCGTCCCCAACGTGTTACGAGTCACTCCCGCCTGCTGCATCACTTTTGTAGTTTATGAGAATGtgtcacacttcctgctgggaAGGAAATAA